The Magnetococcales bacterium region GGCGCTCCGGCGCTGACCATCCCCCCGCACGCCCCCTTCATCGCCGTGGGTCACTCCCTGGGCTTCCTGTGGCTCACCCGACAATTGGATCACCCCGACTTCGCCGCCCGTTGTCGCGGTCTGATGGCCATCAACGGGTTCTGCCGCTTCGCCCGCGCCCCGGATTATCCCCTGGGCGTGGCCGGACGCATCCTGGAACGCATGGCCACCCGCTTGCAGGAAGATCCGCAAGAGGTGCTGTCCGTGTTTCAACGTCAGGGGGGGCTGGATCAACCGATTCCCCTGCCCGCCACCCTGAATCCGGAAGCCCTGGCCCAGGGACTGACTTGGCTGGCCGAATGGGATACCCGCCCCACCCTCGCCCACTGGTCCAAGCCTTTGCGGGTGCTGGCCAGCGCGGACGACCGGGTGGTCACCCCGGAAATGACCCGCGCCCAGTTCGCCGCATTCCAACCCGACCCGATCCAGTGGCTCCCGGATGGGGGACATCTGCTGCCCCTGACCCGTCCGGAGTGGTGCGCCTCTCAGATCACCACCCTGGCTGACCACTGTCTGTCATGATCCGTTCCCGCAGGGTGGCGGAATCCTTCGGAGCGGCGGCCACCCGGTACGAAGACCACGCCCCGGTCCAGGCCCACGCCGCCCGACGACTGGCCCAACACCTCGCCACCCTGTCACTCCCGGAAGCTCCCCGGATTCTGGAGATCGGTTGCGGCTCCGGACTGTTAAGCCGCCATCTGCTCCGACTGTTCCCCACAGGCCATTTTCTGCTCACCGACCTCTCTTTCGGCATGCTCCAGGTGGCCCGCACCCATCTGGATGCTCCACCAGGGGGGCGACTCTCCTTGGCGGTCATGGACGGGGAAGCCCTGGCCGTGGCCGGCGGCTTCGACCTGATCGTCTCCGGATTGACTTGGCAATGGTTCAGGGATCCCATGGCCAGCTTCGCCCGCGCCATTGCCTTGCTGAATCCCGGCGGATGGCTGGTGGTCTCCACCCTGGGGGCGGAAAACTTCCCGGAGTGGCGCGCCCTCTGCGCCGCAGCCCGCCTGCCCCACGGCATGCCCGACTACCCGTCTTGCCAGGATTGGGAAAAAAGGCTTGCTCCGGAAGGAAAACTGGAAGAAGAATGGTTCCCCATGGCGTATGACTCGGCCCTGGCGTTTCTGCAAAGCCTGCGCGCCCTGGGGGCCCACCAGCCCGCCGCACACCATCGCCCGGTACCGGGAGGAGCCTTGCGACGGGTGTTGAGACCACAAGAAACCGGATTCCTGGTGCGTTACCGGTTGTTGTACATCCGGATTCAATCGTGATGTGATACCGGAGCCAATGGACAGGAGTCCAGGGGGATTATCCCCCTGGTGGGATCCAAGGGCAAAGCCATTGGGACTTTCAAACACAAAAATTATATAGAAACATTAAAAGATTTATGTTTGAAAGTCAAAACCCTGGGGGAAGAATCCCCCAGACCCCCGCTTTTCTTTCAAGAGTTGACATCCAAAAATGGATGCGGTTTCAATCCTTTCCCCCCTGGAACAACTCCCCATGCCCACCCTTGAAACTCCCGGAGGCCAATTGCACAAAGATTCCGGTCACGCTCTCCGGGGTAGGCAGGGTGGCGGGATCTTCTCCGGGAAAGACCTTGGCCCGCAGGGCCGTGGCCATGGGACCGGGATCCACCGCGCTCATGCGCACCGGACCTTGGGGGCTTTCCGCGGCCCAGGTGCGGGTCATCTGCCACAAAGCCGCCTTGGAGGCGCCATACGCACCGCGAAACGGAGCGGCTTCCATGCCCTCGCGGCACACTACCTGGATCACCACCCCGGAGTCGCTGCGTTTCAGCAACGGCATCATCTCCCGGGTGAGAAAAAAAGGAGCCGCCACGTTCACCCGGAACACCGACTCCCAGTCCGCCGGACAATGCAGATCCAACGGCGTGCGCGGTCCCACCAGCGCCGCCGCGTTGACCAGCGCATCCAGACGCCCGAAACGCTCGAACAACGCCTTGGCCACCTCCGGCACCCGTTGCAGTTCGCTTTCCAGGTTCAAAGGCACGATGCCCGCCTCACCGCCGGCGCTGCGGATGAGATCATCGGTGGCCTTCAACGCTTTCAAACGACTGCCCAGCAAAAACACCCGCGCTCCCGCAGTCGCACAGGCGCAAGCCACGGCGCGTCCCAGGCCGGAACCGGCGCCTGTGACCAGAATAATGCGATTTTCCAGTGACATGAGAACTCCTTGACATGCAAACGATCCCACCCGATCCGATCCCGCCTCAAAGCGCTCCACTGTATCACGAAACCGCGCCAAAGATCCCCGTGATTTTTCTCATGGGGCCTACCGCCTCGGGAAAAAGCCGTCTGGCCATGACTCTGGCCACCGCCTTGGGTCTGGAGATCGTCAACGCCGACTCGGTGCAAATCTACCGGGGGCTGGAGATCGGCTCCGCCAAACCCACCCCGGAAGAACGACGACTCGTTCCCCATCATCTGCTGGACGCAACCGATCCGGATCACCCCTGGTCCGCGGACCGCTACCGGGAGGCGGCCTGGGAGACGATCCGCACCCTCCACCAGCGGGGGGTGACGCCGCTGTTCGTCGGCGGAAGCGGGCTGTATCTGCGGGCCGTGGAACAGGGACTGGCCCTGACCCCACCCATCGACGAAACCTGGCTGACCGCCATCCGCGCCGAAGCCGCGCAAACCGGCTGGCCCCATCTGCACCAGCGTCTGACGACCGCAGACCCACAAGCCGCCGCCAAAATCACCCCCGGCGACGCCCAACGCATCCTGCGGGCCTTGTCGGTGTTCATGGCCACCGGCACGCCCCTGAGTACCTGGCAAAAACAGCAACCCCCGCCGCCTCCCTGGCGCCTGCTCAAACTGGCCCTCATTCCCCCCCGGACGGTCCTTTATCCCCGCATCGAGGCCCGTTTCGACCAGATGCTGCAACGCGGTCTGCTGGAAGAGGCCCAGGCCCTCCTGGCCCAAGGCTACGATCCGGGATTGCCCGCCATGAAGGCCGTGGGCTATCGACAGTTGTTTCACCATCTGACCGGAGCCGTGCCCCTGACGGAGGCCATCGACCACGCCAAACGGGAAAGCCGCCGCTACGCCAAACGGCAGGAAACTTGGCTGAAACGAGAATCCGGGGTCATCGTCTTGTCGTCGGAGCCGCCGGACGCGGAAGCCCTGGCGCACATTCGCCGCTTCATGGCCGGGGGGTGACTTGCCGCGCTCCGGAAAAGCGTTATACTCTCAAAGATTGTCATTCGTTTCCGCTCCCAGATACCGCGAGCCACTCCGTGACCCAAGAAGCCAAGATCGACCGCTCCCCGAAGCCCATGCGCGCCTTGCTGGTGCAGACCATTCCCCAGTCCGAAACCCGTGATCGGGCGGAACGGCTCGCCGAAGAGATCAAACGACTGGCGCTGAGCGCGGGACTGGTTCCGGTGGCCACCCGTTTTTTTCCGCTGCCCAAGGTCCACTCCGGCAGTTATCTGGGCAAGGGCAACCTGGAGACCCTGGCCACCGAGGTGATCGAACACGAAGCCGAACTGGTGGTGTTCAATCATCCGCTGACCCCGGTGCAGCAACGCAATCTGGAAAAGGGACTGGCGGCCAAGGTATCGGACCGCACCGGCATCATTCTGGAAATTTTCTCCTCCCGCGCCCAGACCCGGGAAGGACGCTTGCAGGTGGAACTGGCGGCCTTGCTATATCAGCAATCCCGGCTGGTGCGCTCCTGGACCCATCTGGAACGTCAGAAAGGGGGCGTGGGACTGCGGGGCGGTCCCGGAGAAACCCAGATCGAGGTGGACCGTCGCCTGATCCGCGATCGGATCCGCCAATTGGAAAAAAAGCTCGAAACCGTGCAGCGCACCCGCGCCCTGCAACGCCGCGCCCGACAGGAGGTACCTTTTTTCAGCGCGGCGTTGGTGGGATATACCAACGCGGGCAAATCCACGCTCTTCAACCGCCTGACCGGCGCCCATGTGCTGGCGGAAGATCAACTGTTCGCCACCCTCGATCCCACGGTACGCCGGATCGTGCTGCCCAACGGCGACCGGATCATTCTGAGCGACACGGTGGGTTTCATTCGCGACCTGCCCCATCAACTGGTGGCCGCCTTCCGCGCCACCCTGGAAGAGACCCTGGAGGCGGATCTGCTGGTGCATGTGGTGGATCTTTCCGATCCGGAATGGGAAGAACAGGAGTCCGCCGTCCTGGAGACCCTGCGGGAACTGGAGGTGGGAGACAAACCGATGCTCACCTTGTACAACAAATCCGACCGGCTGCCGGAAGATTCGGGACTGGTCAGCCGTCTGCAAGGACGAGACGGGGTATTGATTCTGTCATCCGTGACCGGCGCCGGCATCGACGCTCTGTTGGACACCCTGGGCCGGGAGTCCCGCAAGAACACCCGGATTTTCCAACTGACCATCCCCTCTGCCGAAGGCGCCCTGCTCGCCCGCCTCTGCCGCGAAGGCCAGATCCTGGAACGCCGCGACGACGACGCATCCATCCATCTCACCC contains the following coding sequences:
- a CDS encoding alpha/beta hydrolase, with translation MSGFVLLVHGWGFGAGVWRPVRRALSDLTVQTLDLGFHGAPALTIPPHAPFIAVGHSLGFLWLTRQLDHPDFAARCRGLMAINGFCRFARAPDYPLGVAGRILERMATRLQEDPQEVLSVFQRQGGLDQPIPLPATLNPEALAQGLTWLAEWDTRPTLAHWSKPLRVLASADDRVVTPEMTRAQFAAFQPDPIQWLPDGGHLLPLTRPEWCASQITTLADHCLS
- a CDS encoding methyltransferase domain-containing protein; translated protein: MIRSRRVAESFGAAATRYEDHAPVQAHAARRLAQHLATLSLPEAPRILEIGCGSGLLSRHLLRLFPTGHFLLTDLSFGMLQVARTHLDAPPGGRLSLAVMDGEALAVAGGFDLIVSGLTWQWFRDPMASFARAIALLNPGGWLVVSTLGAENFPEWRALCAAARLPHGMPDYPSCQDWEKRLAPEGKLEEEWFPMAYDSALAFLQSLRALGAHQPAAHHRPVPGGALRRVLRPQETGFLVRYRLLYIRIQS
- a CDS encoding SDR family NAD(P)-dependent oxidoreductase codes for the protein MSLENRIILVTGAGSGLGRAVACACATAGARVFLLGSRLKALKATDDLIRSAGGEAGIVPLNLESELQRVPEVAKALFERFGRLDALVNAAALVGPRTPLDLHCPADWESVFRVNVAAPFFLTREMMPLLKRSDSGVVIQVVCREGMEAAPFRGAYGASKAALWQMTRTWAAESPQGPVRMSAVDPGPMATALRAKVFPGEDPATLPTPESVTGIFVQLASGSFKGGHGELFQGGKD
- the miaA gene encoding tRNA (adenosine(37)-N6)-dimethylallyltransferase MiaA — translated: MQTIPPDPIPPQSAPLYHETAPKIPVIFLMGPTASGKSRLAMTLATALGLEIVNADSVQIYRGLEIGSAKPTPEERRLVPHHLLDATDPDHPWSADRYREAAWETIRTLHQRGVTPLFVGGSGLYLRAVEQGLALTPPIDETWLTAIRAEAAQTGWPHLHQRLTTADPQAAAKITPGDAQRILRALSVFMATGTPLSTWQKQQPPPPPWRLLKLALIPPRTVLYPRIEARFDQMLQRGLLEEAQALLAQGYDPGLPAMKAVGYRQLFHHLTGAVPLTEAIDHAKRESRRYAKRQETWLKRESGVIVLSSEPPDAEALAHIRRFMAGG
- the hflX gene encoding GTPase HflX; this encodes MRALLVQTIPQSETRDRAERLAEEIKRLALSAGLVPVATRFFPLPKVHSGSYLGKGNLETLATEVIEHEAELVVFNHPLTPVQQRNLEKGLAAKVSDRTGIILEIFSSRAQTREGRLQVELAALLYQQSRLVRSWTHLERQKGGVGLRGGPGETQIEVDRRLIRDRIRQLEKKLETVQRTRALQRRARQEVPFFSAALVGYTNAGKSTLFNRLTGAHVLAEDQLFATLDPTVRRIVLPNGDRIILSDTVGFIRDLPHQLVAAFRATLEETLEADLLVHVVDLSDPEWEEQESAVLETLRELEVGDKPMLTLYNKSDRLPEDSGLVSRLQGRDGVLILSSVTGAGIDALLDTLGRESRKNTRIFQLTIPSAEGALLARLCREGQILERRDDDASIHLTLALSPIAQGRLEGIVREFGVVM